Within the Tessaracoccus flavescens genome, the region CGAGCTCCGTGAGAACCCGCCCGCCTGGCTGGTCGAACTGCGCCGCACCGGTCCCTTTCCGCGCGATGTCGTCGCCCAGAAGCTCGGCATCTCCCGTTCGGGTCTTGCCCGCGCAGGAGTCGCCGACGCCATGGACGCGGACGAGATCGGTGTCCTCCTCGCCGATCCGCCCGGCTGGCTCGTCGACGAGCGGGAGCGCCACCAGAAGGTACTCAAGGAGCAGGCCGAGGGTCGCTGAGCCACGCCTGGCTGCTTCGTCGCGCCTATAGGCTTGGTGCCATGAAGCTCGATTACGTCCACACCTACGACGCCGACCCCGAGCGGGTCGTCGCCCTTCT harbors:
- a CDS encoding DUF5997 family protein; translation: MSQTLKPITAAAKLGIYLPAAPEEFRTSTHTREELDELRENPPAWLVELRRTGPFPRDVVAQKLGISRSGLARAGVADAMDADEIGVLLADPPGWLVDERERHQKVLKEQAEGR